The following DNA comes from Tunturibacter psychrotolerans.
CGCGAGATTGCGCGTGGCCAGATTCGCGGCGATACGACGGGCCGGCTGAAGATTATCTTTCACCGGATGAACCACTTGATTCTCGGAGTGCACATCATTGGCGAGGGTGCGAGCGAGTTACTGCACATCGGTCAGGCGGTGATGGCGTTGGGCGGAAAGCTGGATTATTTCGTGGATACCGTCTTCAACTATCCAACTCTCGCAGAATGTTATAAAGTTGCGGCTTTCAACGGGTTGAACCGCGTCAGCAAATTTGAGTAGAAATGCGGCACCCCAGGACGAGGCGGACAGGGTAATGGCAAAGACAATTGGGGTAATACTTTCGGAACGAATTTCTGCCGGGCTGGTGGTGGATCACAAGCTTGTAGGGCCGGTGCGACGCTTTCCTGAAGATCACGACGACGAAGATGCACTGGTGGAGCAGCATACCGAAGCGCTGGTGCAGACAATTGCAAATCAGGTGCTCCTCGCAGCCGATGGGGCGAAGGATTTCACGGCGGTTGGAGTGGCTTTGCCCGGGCTGGTAAAGGACGGCGTGGTCGCAGAGGCGCCGAATCTGCCGCAGTTGAAGGGTGCAAAGATTCAGGAGCTGCTTGTCGGACAGTTGCGCAGTCACGGGCTCGACGTGAGCGTTACGGCGGTGAACGATGCCGATGGCATGGCGGCGGGTCTGGCTTCGCTGCATGGCAAGCTGGACAGCATGATCCGGGTGTGGACTCTCGGCGTTGGAATCGGCTATGGGCGTTATCCGTTTGCTCCCGGCGCGTGGGAGGGCGGACATTCTGTGGTGACCCTCGACGAAAAGGAACGCTTCTGCGGATGCGGTGGCCGTGGGCACATGGAAGGGATCATGGGGCATCGCGCGATGCGGCTGCGGTTCCTCGACATGGAACCGGAAGAGGTCTTCGAAGCGGCCAAGCAGGGCGATGCGCGCTGCCTGGACTTCAAGCGGCTTTGGCATAAAGCTTTGGCTGCGGCGTCGTCTACGACGATTCACATGGCAGGGCCCGGGAAGATCTTCATCTCCGGATTCAACACACGGTTTCTGGATATGTCGATGCTGAAGGACTACTTGGCCCAGATGGTGAAGATGAGCCCGTTGCAGGGCTACTCGCTGGAGATTGTCGAAGATACTCCGGAAGTACGGGTTATCGGGGCCGCCGTCTCGGCCGAGCAGGCTGCTGCCGCCCGGTAGACGGCAGTCTCCCAGCTATTTCTGGCAGGTGGTGCAGTAGTGGGTGCTGCGGCCGCCGACTACGACGCGTTTGATCGGTGTGCCGCAGATGCGGCAAGGCTGGCCTGTGCGCGAGTAGACGTGGTGGTGCAATTGGAAGAAGCCTGCGACTCCGTCTGCGTCTACGTAGTCGGAGACCGACGAGCCGCCCAGCTTGATCGCTTCAGCGAGCACCTTGATCAACGCTGCGTGGAGGCGAGTCAGTTCGGCCCGGGTGAGGCGTCCTGCGTGGCGTGTGGGGCGAATGCCAGCGTGGAAGAGACTTTCGTCGGCATAGATGTTCCCTACGCCGTGGAGCAGAGACTGATTCAATAGCGCGGCTTTGATGGGGGTTTTGCGGCCATGGAAGAGCGCGATGAAATCTTCAAGCGCTATGGTGAGAGGTTCGGCGCCGGGGCCGGCATATTTCTGCTCTGGCGTAACTGCTTCCATCACAGACAGGCGGCCGAAGCGGCGAGCATCGACGAAGCGAAGTTCCTTTCCACTGCTTAGAGTCAGGATGGCGTGAGTGTGCGATGGGATCGGAGTGTCGGGCGTTGAAACCAGCAGACGGCCGGTCATGCCAAGGTGGACGAGGAATTGTGCGGCCTTCTTCCCTTGTTCTTTCGATCGCGTCAGATCGACAACGATCGTTTTTCCGACGCGGTGGACGCGGTCTATGCGGCTGCCGGTGAGAGTTTCGACGATGTCGTCGGGGGAGGACTTGAAGGTCTGAGGTTTGTTGCTGGTCCAGACGGAGCGGATGGTTTGACCGTGAATGCGGGCGTGGACGCCATTGGCAACGGTTTCGACTTCGGGAAGTTCAGGCATGGCTGTTTAAGTATAGGAGCGTGCGCGGCTTCGTCGGTGTTTAGTGGTGCGACAGTTGCAGGATGGGCAGGATGCTGGAGTAGTCGTCGGTCCAGGCACGGAGGCTTGCGTCTGTGGGGACGGTGCCGGCAACGGCTGCGACCTCGGGCTGATCAAAGAACGCGGTATTCGAGCTGAGCAGAATCCACGTTGCGCGGTAGGCCCCGAGTGAATCGTCGGGCTGGCTTTCGATCAGCCTGGACTGCATGTTTGCCGCGTCGGCCAGGGCCGCGAGCTCCGGTGGAAGGTTGAGATATTGGTTGGAGACGTGAAAGGCGATGATGCCGCCCGGCGCGAGGTGTTTTTTGTAGAGCTCGATTGCCTGGATCGTGAGCAGGTGGATGGGAATGGCGTCGCCGGAAAATGCGTCGATAGCGAGGACGTCGAAGTTCTGCGGGGATTCGCGCGTCAATGAGGTGCGGGCGTCGCCCTCGGCGAATGAGATCTGTGCGGGAGAGTCGCGCAGATAGGTGAAGAGATTTTGCGCGATGGGACGGACGAGCGGGTTGATCTCGTAGAAGCGAATGCGGTCGTTCGCTGTGCCGTAAGTTGCGATGGTGCCGGTGCCGAGGCCGATGACGCCGATGTTGCGTGGGCGCGCGTCGCAGCAGTGGTGGAGCGCAACTCCGATACCGGAGTCGTCGGCATAGTAGGTGGTGGGAGTGCGCGTGAGGCCGGGGGCGAAGAGTTGCGTGCCGTGCTGGATGGTGCCGTTGAGCAGCATGCGCTCGGTGCCGCCGTGGGGGCCGGTGCGTTCCTTCACGCGGATGCTTCCGTAGAAGTTGCGAACTTCGAGGATGGCCTCGCGGGCGTAGGCGGTGTGCAGCATGATGGTGAAGAAGAGGAGCAGTGCGGTGGCGGTAGACCAGAGAAGACGCTGCGGCCATCCGTCGTTCCAGGTGACGGCGATGGCGAGGGCGGCAGTGACGAAGAAGGAGATGGCGAGGTCGTAGTTGGCGGAGAAGATGAGCGCACTGGCTATGCCGATGAAGAAGGTTCCCGCCGCTCCTCCGGCTGCGATTAGCAGGTAGAAGAGCGTTGTTTCCGCGGGGCGCTGAGGGCGGAGAGCGTAGGTCTCGGCGTGGCAGAAGAGTCCGGCGAGAAAACACTCCGCAAGGAAGAAGAGAATGGCGATGCCGATTGGTAGGCTAACGTCGGTCTTCGAGATGGCGTAGCCGAGGCTTGCCAGCATGACGACGAGCAAACGCACGACGATGCCGCGGTGATAGAGGGTTGGAAACTCGAACGCAAAGATGAAGGTGAGCAGATAGGCGGCAAGCGGAAGCATCCAGAGCAGAGGGATCGCTGCGATGTTGACGGTGAGATGGCTGGTGACGGCGCTCAGCTGCATGGCGGCGGCCATGGGGAGGAGAAACCAGAGCCACTTGGCTCGGCTCGGCGCTTTGGGTGCGGGTTCTGGCTCGTCGGCTGGTGACGAGGCGGGATGGAGTTGGCGTGCGAGGATGGCGCAGAACACTGCGTAGATAAGGAAGCCAACTGACCAGAGAGTGCGCTGGAGCTTGAGTGTGAGGTGCGGTTCGACCAGGAATGGGTACGAGATGAGTGCGAGAAGAGAGCCGAAGTTCGAGAGTGCGAAGAGACGATAAGGGATGGTGCCGCCCTTTGTGCGCTGGAACCAGACTTGCAGCAGAGGGCTGGTGGCGCTGAGCAAGAGGAACGGCAGTCCGATGGTGAAGGCGAGTGTTGCGAAGATCGTGGTGACGGGGTGATCGAAGCCCTGACCGATCTCAGGGGGAAAGATCTTTTGCGCGATCAGCAAGACGACAGCTGCGGCGAGAGTGACCAGATAGACATGGCGGCGCCAGGTAGTCGCCTGGCAACGGGTGATCCAGTGGGCATAGAGATAGCCGAGGAGCAGGGTGGTCTGAAAGAAAACCAGGCATGTGAGCCAGACCGCGGAGGAGCCGCCAAGAATGGGCAGCAGTTGTTTTGCGGCCATCGGCTCTACGAAGAAGAGCAGGAGGGCGCCGAGGAAGATGGTGATGCCGTAGAGCAGGCGTGGGGCTGGCATTTGGTTGTCTGAGTCTCCCATGATGCGCGGTTTCGGAGTGGTGTGTTCGTTCTTGATCTTGATCGATCGCGATTCAGTCCACCGGAGCGCAGGAGGAGGATATCGGGAGATTTGTAGCTCGCGCCATCGAAAAGGATAGGCGGGAGATTTTTGCGAGGACTAAAAAGCCGAGTAGCTGAAACTACTGTCCGGGCCGCGACGTCTTGCTGCTAGAGTGGTGACGCGTCAAATGGCAGGTTGAGCTTGTAGAAGCTATCTAGCTCATTGATGTTGCGGTAAAGACCTCGAGGTGAGTATGGGTACGCAGAGTCGGGCCACGCTGTTTCTACTGTGCTTTTTTGGATTTTCTGCCTCGTCATTCGCGCAACACTCGGTGCAGGCACCCCCGCAGGACCAAGTACCCGGGAACGTAACGCCGCTTTCAGAAGCACAGGATTCTCGCCTTGTGCTGGACGTTGTGGTGGCGGACCGTACGGGAAAACCCCGAACCGGCCTGACTCAAAATGATTTTGTTGTGCGTGACAATGGGCAGCCGCGAAAGATCCTGTCGTTCCGCGCGGTTGACGGGGTCGCTGAGCCGCCAGTCAAGATCATCCTCATGGTCGATGAGGTGAATACCACCTTCACCCGCGTCGCGTATGAGCGTGACCAATTGAGAAAATTTCTGCTGCAGAATGGCGGACAGCTGACGCACCCAGTGTCGCTGGGCTTCTTCACCGACACGGGAACCGAACTGCAGCCCGACGCCTCGACCGATGGAAAGGCGTTGCTGGCTTCGTTCGATGAACATGAAACCAAGCTGAGAACGATCAGGCGTTCGACGGGCTTTTATGGTGCCGAAGAGCGCTTCAGTCTTTCGCAGAAGAATCTGGGAATGCTCGCTGCCGCCGAGGCGAGACTGCCGGGGAGAAAGCTTGTGATCTGGATTAGTCCGGGCTGGCCGATTCTGAGCGGACCAAACATTACACTCACTACGAAACAGGAACAGGGCCTGTTTTCGTCGGTTGTCTGGCTCGCCAATGCGCTCCGTCAGGCTCGGATTACGCTGTACAGTGTCGACCCGCTTGGGGTGGACGATGCAGCGACGAATCGTCTCACTTATTATGAGGAGTTTTTGAAGCCGCTAGCGACGCCGAAGAATGCGCAGGCGGGGAATCTATCGTTGCAGGTACTCGCCCGGCAGAGCGGGGGGCAAGCACTGAACTCCAGCAACGACATTACGGAGCTGGTAAACCGCTGCGTCGCGGATGCCGACGCGTTTTACACCGTGACGATCGACCCAGTGCCCTCTGACCGGCCAAATGAGCTGCACACTGTTGACGTGAAGGTGGAGACGCCGGGATTGACGGCGCGAACACGGAGCGTGTTTTACGGGCAGCCTTGACCCCCTGTTCGCAGGCGATTTGATTGACAGGCCATGCGTTGGCGGGCGCAGAACACTGAACCCGCGCGACGCTATATGATAGATGTATGTGTGCATTCGCCTGGTGCGGTGCGCGTCTTCCGGCCAACAACCATCCTTGGAGAACACATCCGTCGTGAATCAACGCAAATCAGCGGTTATTTTGGGTGCCCAGTGGGGCGATGAGGGCAAAGGCAAGATCGTGGATGTACTGTCGGAGAAATTCTCCGTCGTCGCCCGCTACGCAGGCGGCCACAATGCCGGCCACACGGTCATCATCAAGGGCAAGAAGTTTGTGCTGCAGCTGATTCCATGCGGTGTTCTGCGCCCGGAGTGCAAGGGTGTCATCGGCAATGGCGTTGTGCTGGACCCGATGGCTTTTTTGAATGAGGTGAAGAAGCTGAAAGACTCCGGCCTGCCGGTGGATGGGCAGCTCTTCGTGTCGAATCGCGCGCAGGTGATTCTGCCGTATCACCGGATGATCGAGCTGGCTGCGGAGAATGCGCCGGGGCGGACGAAGATCGGAACGACCAGCCGCGGCATCGGGCCGGCCTACGAAGACAAGATGCATCGCAGCGGGCTGCGTGTTGTGGATCTGCTGAACTCGGCGCTGTTGCGGACGCACATCGAGAATGCATGCCACGAGAAGAACACGATCGCTCACGCTCTGTTCGGCACCGAGCCACTGGACCCCAAAACGATGTACGAGGAATATTCTCGTGCGGCGGAGCAGATCGCGCCATTTGTGACCGATACGGCGGTGATGCTGAACCACGCGATCGACAACGGCGAAAAGGTGATGTTCGAAGGCGCGCAGGGTGCGTTGCTCGACATCGACCACGGAACGTATCCCTTTGTGACCTCTTCGTCCTCTACGGCGGGTGGTGCGGTGACCGGTACTGGAGTTGGTCCGACCAGGATCGGCACCGTGATCGGAGTCACCAAGGCTTATGTGACGCGAGTGGGCGAAGGGCCGTTCCCGACCGAGATTCACGATTCGACCAGCGATCTGTTGCGCGCCCGTGGGCAGGAGTATGGTGCAGTCACGGGGCGTCCGCGACGTTGCGGCTGGCTCGATCTTCCGTTGCTGCGCTACAGCAACATGATCAACGGAACCGAGTGGCTGGTGGTCACAAAGATGGATGTGATGGACGAGTGCGCCGAGATTCCCGTCTGTACCGGGTACAAGGTTAACGGCAAGCTGACCGACCTGATCCCTGCGGATATGCCGGGTTACAACGCGATCGAGCCGATTTACACCAAGTTGAAGGGCTGGAACAGTTCGACAGAGGGGATTACGGAGTTCGACAAGCTGCCGAAGTTGGCTCAGGATTATCTGAAATTTATTGAGCAGGAATCCGGCGCGAAGATTGGAATGGTTTCCACAGGCCCAGACCGCGACCAGACGATGACGTTGCCTGCGTTTGAAGATGCGTTGAAGGCGTAGAGAAAAGGCGGATTATGCTTAGTTTTACGGTGAGAATGACCTTCGACCAGACCGACCGCGACGAGATTACCGAGATCCTGTGCCACCTGACCGCTGCTTCCCGAAAGGAGTCGGGATGCGCGAGCTATATTCCACATCTCGTCGAAGGGGAGGCCTGTACTGTTCTAATCTACGAACAGTACGTCGACGACGCGGCGTTGGAGCATCATAGAGGGACACCGCATTTTCATCAGTACGCGGTTGGAGGCCTGTACCAGAAGATGAAAGAGCGTCAGGTCGAAAATCTGACGGCTGTTTGTTAGAACTTTCTTTGAGGCTCTTTGCGCAGTTTGATCGTCCTATGTGTGGAGTTGCTCGTACGACTTAAGTAGTTTTGACTCAACGCGGTAAATCGGTCTACCATCCGGTACGCTTATGGGCTTATGTGGTCGTCCAATTCGTAGGTCGCTGGTGGGCTCTGCCGTGTTGCTTGCGGCCATAGTAATGGGATGGCCTGCGTCGATCGCATTTGCTCTTCACATGCAGCCTCTGCACGAGAAAAAGCACGACGCCAAGAAGCAGGTCGAAGCGCTTGAAGAGCAGTGGCGGCAGGCCCAGCTCTCTGGCGACGTCGCCACGATGGATAAGCTCCTCTCCGACGATTACATCGGTATTTCGGTGACCGGACAGGTCAACACCAAGATGCAACAACTGGACCGCATGCGGTCTCACAAGTTCGTACTGACCAAGCTTCAACTGGGCGAGATGCAGGTGAAGCTGGTCGGTTCCATCGCGATTGTGACCTCGCGTGCCGAGGTAGAAGGAACCAATGAAGGCGCGCCGGTTCAGGGAACCTTCCGCTACACGCGCGTCTATCAAAGGCTGCCTTCAGGAGCATGGAAGATCACAAGCTTCGAAGCAACGCGGGTGCCGGGATCGAGGGAGTCGGGTAATCGCGACGCATCCGGGCCCAAGGCAGCCAGTGGCA
Coding sequences within:
- a CDS encoding adenylosuccinate synthase, coding for MNQRKSAVILGAQWGDEGKGKIVDVLSEKFSVVARYAGGHNAGHTVIIKGKKFVLQLIPCGVLRPECKGVIGNGVVLDPMAFLNEVKKLKDSGLPVDGQLFVSNRAQVILPYHRMIELAAENAPGRTKIGTTSRGIGPAYEDKMHRSGLRVVDLLNSALLRTHIENACHEKNTIAHALFGTEPLDPKTMYEEYSRAAEQIAPFVTDTAVMLNHAIDNGEKVMFEGAQGALLDIDHGTYPFVTSSSSTAGGAVTGTGVGPTRIGTVIGVTKAYVTRVGEGPFPTEIHDSTSDLLRARGQEYGAVTGRPRRCGWLDLPLLRYSNMINGTEWLVVTKMDVMDECAEIPVCTGYKVNGKLTDLIPADMPGYNAIEPIYTKLKGWNSSTEGITEFDKLPKLAQDYLKFIEQESGAKIGMVSTGPDRDQTMTLPAFEDALKA
- a CDS encoding DNA-formamidopyrimidine glycosylase is translated as MPELPEVETVANGVHARIHGQTIRSVWTSNKPQTFKSSPDDIVETLTGSRIDRVHRVGKTIVVDLTRSKEQGKKAAQFLVHLGMTGRLLVSTPDTPIPSHTHAILTLSSGKELRFVDARRFGRLSVMEAVTPEQKYAGPGAEPLTIALEDFIALFHGRKTPIKAALLNQSLLHGVGNIYADESLFHAGIRPTRHAGRLTRAELTRLHAALIKVLAEAIKLGGSSVSDYVDADGVAGFFQLHHHVYSRTGQPCRICGTPIKRVVVGGRSTHYCTTCQK
- a CDS encoding nuclear transport factor 2 family protein, which encodes MGSAVLLAAIVMGWPASIAFALHMQPLHEKKHDAKKQVEALEEQWRQAQLSGDVATMDKLLSDDYIGISVTGQVNTKMQQLDRMRSHKFVLTKLQLGEMQVKLVGSIAIVTSRAEVEGTNEGAPVQGTFRYTRVYQRLPSGAWKITSFEATRVPGSRESGNRDASGPKAASGTPITGPSL
- a CDS encoding ROK family protein; the encoded protein is MAKTIGVILSERISAGLVVDHKLVGPVRRFPEDHDDEDALVEQHTEALVQTIANQVLLAADGAKDFTAVGVALPGLVKDGVVAEAPNLPQLKGAKIQELLVGQLRSHGLDVSVTAVNDADGMAAGLASLHGKLDSMIRVWTLGVGIGYGRYPFAPGAWEGGHSVVTLDEKERFCGCGGRGHMEGIMGHRAMRLRFLDMEPEEVFEAAKQGDARCLDFKRLWHKALAAASSTTIHMAGPGKIFISGFNTRFLDMSMLKDYLAQMVKMSPLQGYSLEIVEDTPEVRVIGAAVSAEQAAAAR
- a CDS encoding VWA domain-containing protein, with product MLDVVVADRTGKPRTGLTQNDFVVRDNGQPRKILSFRAVDGVAEPPVKIILMVDEVNTTFTRVAYERDQLRKFLLQNGGQLTHPVSLGFFTDTGTELQPDASTDGKALLASFDEHETKLRTIRRSTGFYGAEERFSLSQKNLGMLAAAEARLPGRKLVIWISPGWPILSGPNITLTTKQEQGLFSSVVWLANALRQARITLYSVDPLGVDDAATNRLTYYEEFLKPLATPKNAQAGNLSLQVLARQSGGQALNSSNDITELVNRCVADADAFYTVTIDPVPSDRPNELHTVDVKVETPGLTARTRSVFYGQP
- a CDS encoding putative quinol monooxygenase; the encoded protein is MLSFTVRMTFDQTDRDEITEILCHLTAASRKESGCASYIPHLVEGEACTVLIYEQYVDDAALEHHRGTPHFHQYAVGGLYQKMKERQVENLTAVC
- a CDS encoding fused MFS/spermidine synthase, translating into MPAPRLLYGITIFLGALLLFFVEPMAAKQLLPILGGSSAVWLTCLVFFQTTLLLGYLYAHWITRCQATTWRRHVYLVTLAAAVVLLIAQKIFPPEIGQGFDHPVTTIFATLAFTIGLPFLLLSATSPLLQVWFQRTKGGTIPYRLFALSNFGSLLALISYPFLVEPHLTLKLQRTLWSVGFLIYAVFCAILARQLHPASSPADEPEPAPKAPSRAKWLWFLLPMAAAMQLSAVTSHLTVNIAAIPLLWMLPLAAYLLTFIFAFEFPTLYHRGIVVRLLVVMLASLGYAISKTDVSLPIGIAILFFLAECFLAGLFCHAETYALRPQRPAETTLFYLLIAAGGAAGTFFIGIASALIFSANYDLAISFFVTAALAIAVTWNDGWPQRLLWSTATALLLFFTIMLHTAYAREAILEVRNFYGSIRVKERTGPHGGTERMLLNGTIQHGTQLFAPGLTRTPTTYYADDSGIGVALHHCCDARPRNIGVIGLGTGTIATYGTANDRIRFYEINPLVRPIAQNLFTYLRDSPAQISFAEGDARTSLTRESPQNFDVLAIDAFSGDAIPIHLLTIQAIELYKKHLAPGGIIAFHVSNQYLNLPPELAALADAANMQSRLIESQPDDSLGAYRATWILLSSNTAFFDQPEVAAVAGTVPTDASLRAWTDDYSSILPILQLSHH